One window from the genome of Mumia sp. ZJ1417 encodes:
- the narI gene encoding respiratory nitrate reductase subunit gamma, which yields MDVFLWVIVPYLCLATFVVGHFWRYRYDKFGWTTRSSQLYEDRLLRIGSPLFHFGMLGVVGGHVIGLLVPRSWTAAVGIDDHLYHYVAVVGGLIAGVLALVGMVILIYRRRTVGPVFSATTVMDKVMYLFLAVVIALGMWNTIAGSIFTIGGEYNYREGVSVWYRSFLAFQPDAELMAEAPIGFQLHALTAFGLFALWPFTRLVHVFSAPVGYLTRPYIVYRTRDDATLGSHAPRRGWDRISK from the coding sequence CTGTGCCTTGCGACGTTCGTGGTCGGCCACTTCTGGCGCTACCGCTACGACAAGTTCGGCTGGACCACACGGTCCTCGCAGCTCTACGAGGACCGGCTGCTGCGCATCGGAAGCCCGCTGTTCCACTTCGGGATGCTCGGCGTCGTCGGCGGCCACGTCATCGGCCTGCTAGTGCCACGGTCGTGGACCGCCGCAGTCGGCATCGACGACCACCTCTACCACTACGTCGCCGTCGTCGGCGGCCTGATCGCCGGCGTCCTCGCTTTGGTCGGGATGGTCATCCTGATCTACCGCCGACGCACGGTGGGACCCGTCTTCTCCGCGACAACGGTGATGGACAAGGTGATGTACCTCTTCCTGGCCGTCGTGATCGCGCTGGGCATGTGGAACACGATCGCCGGATCCATCTTCACCATCGGCGGGGAGTACAACTACCGCGAGGGAGTCTCCGTCTGGTACCGCTCGTTCCTCGCGTTCCAGCCCGACGCCGAACTCATGGCCGAAGCGCCCATCGGCTTCCAGCTGCACGCCCTGACGGCCTTCGGACTGTTCGCGCTGTGGCCCTTCACCCGGCTGGTGCACGTGTTCAGCGCCCCGGTCGGGTACCTCACCCGCCCCTACATCGTTTACCGCACCCGAGACGACGCCACGCTCGGTAGCCATGCGCCCCGACGAGGCTGGGACCGGATCTCGAAATGA
- the glnA gene encoding type I glutamate--ammonia ligase, with translation MFSNRDELLAYIRNEGVKFVDVRFTDLPGIQQHFTVPVSSFDESVFEDGLMFDGSSVRGFQAIHESDMALFPDPSTAYIDPFRPEKTLALEFFIHDPLTGEAYSRDPRNIARKAEAYLASTGIGDTAFFAPEAEFYVFDKARFETSANRGFYEIDSIAGAWNTGAEEEARGYKVRYKGGYFPVSPTDHFADLRNDMVIHLEDAGLQVERAHHEVGTAGQAEINYRFDTLLKAADDVMKFKYIIRNTAWAAGKTATFMPKPIFGDNGSGMHCHQSIWKDGEPLFYDEAGYGGLSDMARHYIGGILKHAPSLLAFTNPTVNSYHRLVPGFEAPIALVYSSRNRSACVRIPITGSNPKAKRIEFRCPDPSANPYLAFSALLLAGIDGIKNKIEPPEPVDKNIYELPPDEYNQIESVPTSLDAVLNSLEADHEFLTQGDVFTPDLIETWIEFKREHEIAPIQQRPHPHEFELYYDI, from the coding sequence ATGTTCTCTAACCGCGACGAGCTCTTGGCCTATATCAGGAACGAGGGCGTCAAGTTCGTCGACGTCCGCTTCACCGATCTTCCCGGCATCCAGCAGCACTTCACGGTGCCGGTGTCGTCGTTCGACGAGTCGGTGTTCGAAGACGGCCTGATGTTCGACGGCTCCTCGGTGCGCGGCTTCCAGGCGATCCACGAGTCCGACATGGCGCTGTTCCCGGACCCGTCGACCGCCTACATCGATCCGTTCCGCCCGGAGAAGACCCTCGCGCTCGAGTTCTTCATCCACGACCCGCTGACCGGCGAGGCGTACTCGCGCGACCCGCGCAACATCGCCCGCAAGGCCGAGGCCTACCTCGCGAGCACCGGCATCGGTGACACGGCGTTCTTCGCGCCGGAGGCGGAGTTCTACGTCTTCGACAAGGCGCGCTTCGAGACCAGCGCCAACCGCGGCTTCTACGAGATCGACTCGATCGCCGGCGCGTGGAACACGGGTGCTGAGGAGGAGGCCCGCGGCTACAAGGTCCGCTACAAGGGCGGCTACTTCCCCGTCTCCCCCACCGACCACTTCGCGGACCTGCGCAACGACATGGTCATCCACCTCGAGGACGCGGGGCTGCAGGTCGAGCGCGCGCACCACGAGGTCGGTACGGCCGGTCAGGCGGAGATCAACTACCGCTTCGACACGCTGCTCAAGGCGGCGGACGATGTCATGAAGTTCAAATACATCATCCGCAACACCGCGTGGGCCGCCGGCAAGACGGCGACCTTCATGCCGAAGCCGATCTTCGGCGACAACGGCTCGGGCATGCACTGCCACCAGTCGATCTGGAAGGACGGCGAGCCGCTCTTCTACGACGAGGCCGGCTACGGCGGCCTGTCCGACATGGCGCGCCACTACATCGGCGGCATCCTCAAGCACGCGCCGTCGCTGCTCGCGTTCACCAACCCCACGGTGAACTCGTACCACCGTCTGGTTCCGGGCTTCGAGGCGCCGATCGCCCTCGTCTACAGCTCGCGCAACCGCTCGGCGTGTGTCCGCATCCCGATCACCGGCTCGAACCCGAAGGCCAAGCGCATCGAGTTCCGCTGCCCCGACCCGTCGGCGAACCCGTACCTCGCGTTCTCCGCGCTTCTGCTCGCCGGCATCGACGGCATCAAGAACAAGATCGAGCCGCCGGAGCCGGTCGACAAGAACATCTACGAGCTGCCGCCGGACGAGTACAACCAGATCGAGTCGGTCCCGACGTCGCTCGACGCCGTCCTCAACTCGCTCGAGGCCGACCACGAGTTCCTGACCCAGGGCGACGTCTTCACGCCGGACCTGATCGAGACGTGGATCGAGTTCAAGCGCGAGCACGAGATCGCCCCAATCCAGCAGCGTCCGCACCCGCACGAGTTCGAGCTGTACTACGACATCTGA
- a CDS encoding cytochrome P450, with protein MAREDNRWVVLRHAEVVAAATDPGTFSSRVTTRRAIPNSLDGLEHAAYRSVVDRYLTDERVAVEETQCRRHAAAIIDALPRGITVKTIASIGIPYAVRSQSTWLGWPRDLEDQLVAWIGDNHAATRSGSRERMRDVAERFDHIIRQLLDERRGRPAADVTGELLEDSVDGRPLTDEEIVSILRNWTAGDLGSLATSVGVIVHFLAARQQVQHEMRTLVEAGAVAELTAAVEEILRIDDPFVSNRRVTTRTTELGDTTIARGEPVLLNWTAANRDPRVFGDPDRFDPTPNAAANLVFGTGPHVCPGRALTLMELRVLLEELLGRTATIELATDRPAVRETPPVGGWARVPIVLR; from the coding sequence GTGGCTCGCGAGGACAACCGCTGGGTGGTGCTGCGCCACGCCGAGGTCGTCGCCGCTGCCACCGACCCTGGGACCTTCTCCAGCAGAGTCACCACCAGGCGTGCCATCCCCAACAGTCTCGACGGTCTCGAGCACGCCGCCTACCGCAGCGTCGTCGACCGCTACCTCACCGACGAGCGAGTTGCGGTCGAAGAAACCCAGTGCCGGCGTCACGCGGCCGCGATCATCGACGCCCTGCCTCGCGGAATCACAGTCAAGACCATCGCCAGCATCGGCATCCCTTACGCGGTGCGCTCACAGTCGACCTGGCTCGGCTGGCCCCGCGACCTGGAGGACCAGCTGGTCGCCTGGATCGGTGACAACCACGCCGCGACTCGATCAGGCAGCCGCGAGCGCATGCGGGATGTTGCTGAACGGTTCGACCACATCATCCGGCAACTTCTCGACGAGCGCCGGGGCAGGCCGGCCGCAGATGTCACCGGTGAGCTGCTGGAGGACTCGGTGGACGGTCGGCCGCTGACGGACGAAGAGATCGTCTCGATCTTGCGGAACTGGACAGCAGGCGACCTCGGATCATTGGCCACCTCGGTCGGTGTGATCGTTCACTTCCTGGCCGCCAGGCAGCAGGTCCAGCATGAGATGCGCACCCTCGTGGAAGCCGGCGCCGTAGCAGAGCTCACCGCCGCGGTCGAAGAAATTCTTCGCATCGACGACCCATTCGTGTCCAACCGCCGTGTCACGACCCGGACCACCGAACTGGGCGACACAACGATCGCGCGGGGTGAGCCGGTCCTGTTGAACTGGACTGCGGCGAACCGGGATCCCCGAGTGTTCGGCGACCCCGATCGATTCGACCCCACCCCTAACGCTGCCGCGAACCTTGTGTTCGGGACCGGGCCGCACGTGTGTCCCGGCCGAGCGTTGACACTCATGGAGCTTCGGGTGCTCCTAGAAGAACTTCTCGGCCGCACCGCCACGATCGAACTGGCGACGGATCGTCCCGCAGTGCGCGAGACCCCGCCCGTCGGTGGCTGGGCGCGGGTGCCCATCGTCCTCCGCTGA
- a CDS encoding CBS domain-containing protein: MISTPKTLPARASVDDARAVMADDHVHMVLLTHGDKLCGTLVRTDLPPAGSGHEPALRWAVLPGRTVPPEAPAALVQARLIRHKMRRLAVIDADHTLLGLVCLKRSRSGFCSDAGVAARASATAAHTMMEIHMNDTSLTALAEEHLATAHEHSAGRSAHTVYGGQGRALRQTLIALVAGRRLGEHESPGEATLQVLRGSVRLHAGEDTWDGSAGDHLVIPPARHDLEALEDAVVLLTVALHGVPGN, translated from the coding sequence ATGATCAGCACCCCCAAGACGTTGCCTGCCCGAGCCTCGGTCGACGACGCCCGAGCCGTCATGGCCGACGACCATGTGCACATGGTGCTCTTGACCCACGGCGACAAGCTCTGTGGAACGTTGGTTCGCACGGACCTGCCCCCTGCAGGATCCGGCCACGAGCCCGCGCTCCGCTGGGCGGTTCTGCCTGGCCGAACCGTGCCCCCGGAAGCCCCAGCCGCTCTCGTTCAGGCGAGGCTGATCCGCCACAAGATGCGCCGACTGGCTGTGATCGATGCCGACCACACCCTCCTTGGCCTGGTTTGCCTCAAGCGCTCCCGGTCGGGCTTCTGCTCCGACGCCGGCGTCGCCGCACGAGCAAGTGCAACTGCCGCGCACACGATGATGGAGATCCACATGAACGACACCTCTCTGACCGCCCTCGCTGAGGAACACCTCGCTACCGCGCACGAGCACAGCGCCGGTCGCAGCGCGCACACCGTGTACGGCGGGCAGGGCCGCGCGCTGCGCCAAACCCTGATCGCGCTCGTCGCGGGTCGCCGTCTCGGCGAGCACGAGAGCCCGGGTGAGGCCACGCTGCAGGTACTTCGCGGCTCGGTCAGGCTGCACGCCGGTGAGGACACATGGGACGGCAGCGCGGGCGACCACCTCGTGATCCCGCCCGCGCGCCACGACTTGGAGGCCCTTGAAGATGCAGTGGTACTGCTGACCGTCGCCCTGCACGGCGTGCCGGGAAACTGA
- the lipB gene encoding lipoyl(octanoyl) transferase LipB encodes MSALEVRRIGLGSEETDYEEMWALQRALHADRVADTGGDIALFLEHAPVFTAGKRTEDWERPRDGSLVVDIDRGGNITFHGPGQLVGYPIVKLPPHVLVVDYVRRVEEAMIRTVADLGVTCGRVEGRSGVWVAADERGPERKLGQIGIRVAGGVTMHGLALNACVDMRWFDKIVPCGIADAGVTSLSLELARTVTTTEVADALEPHLRELLSWQPYTPSPDLAHVAISGAVSYGLASHLA; translated from the coding sequence GTGAGTGCGCTGGAGGTCCGCAGGATCGGGCTCGGGTCCGAGGAGACCGACTACGAGGAGATGTGGGCGCTGCAGCGCGCACTGCACGCCGACCGCGTCGCCGACACGGGCGGCGACATCGCGCTCTTCCTCGAGCACGCCCCGGTCTTCACCGCCGGCAAGCGCACCGAAGACTGGGAACGTCCCCGCGACGGCAGCCTCGTCGTCGACATCGACCGCGGCGGCAACATCACCTTCCACGGCCCCGGGCAGCTCGTCGGCTACCCGATCGTGAAGCTCCCCCCGCACGTCCTCGTCGTCGACTACGTCCGCCGCGTGGAGGAGGCGATGATCCGTACCGTCGCCGACCTCGGCGTCACTTGCGGGCGCGTCGAGGGGCGGTCCGGAGTGTGGGTCGCCGCCGACGAGCGTGGACCCGAGCGCAAGCTCGGCCAGATCGGCATCCGCGTCGCCGGTGGCGTGACCATGCACGGGCTCGCTCTCAACGCGTGCGTCGACATGAGGTGGTTCGACAAGATCGTGCCGTGCGGCATCGCCGACGCCGGAGTCACGTCGCTGAGCCTCGAGCTCGCCCGTACGGTCACCACGACCGAGGTCGCCGACGCTCTCGAACCGCACCTGCGCGAGCTGCTGTCGTGGCAGCCGTACACGCCAAGCCCCGATCTCGCGCACGTCGCCATCTCAGGAGCTGTCTCGTACGGGCTCGCGTCGCACCTCGCCTGA
- a CDS encoding RDD family protein, translating into MSQNSPQAATSMPEIAGFGRRLAALVLDWVVAMLTVSIVTSTPVYGPDATASAWVLFAFWIEVSLLDGTLGFSIGKRVTGICVVGPNGRPIGLRAFVRTALLCLVVPPLLQNKEGRGLHDVVAGSVITYIRPRTTAE; encoded by the coding sequence GTGTCCCAGAACTCCCCGCAAGCAGCCACGTCGATGCCCGAGATCGCAGGGTTCGGGCGCCGGCTCGCCGCCTTGGTGCTCGACTGGGTCGTCGCGATGCTGACCGTCTCCATCGTGACCTCGACCCCCGTCTACGGGCCGGACGCGACCGCCTCAGCGTGGGTGCTGTTCGCGTTCTGGATCGAGGTGTCGCTCCTCGACGGAACCCTCGGGTTCTCGATCGGCAAGCGGGTGACCGGGATCTGCGTCGTCGGCCCGAACGGGCGTCCGATCGGCCTGCGCGCCTTCGTCCGTACTGCGCTCCTGTGCCTGGTCGTGCCGCCGCTCCTCCAGAACAAGGAGGGTCGGGGCCTGCACGACGTGGTCGCGGGCTCGGTGATCACCTACATTCGTCCGCGCACCACCGCCGAGTAG
- a CDS encoding DUF4191 domain-containing protein produces MSTPESQPEGRIAQIRAAYKITKRADRTIGLRLLAWFLVVGGAVFALGWFLGGGGGLLGIVLTSLLSVLTGVLAALIVFGRRAEKAAYAQVEGQVGAAAGALGMLKRGWKVDQAVAFTKSQDVVHRVVGPPGIVLVGEGNPGRVRNLLTTERKKTARIVGEEVPITLIVVGKDTDKGEVPLPKLVNKLRKSKRVLKPAQITPILNKLKALDAMRPQAPLPRGPVPTSGKGARRMMQGR; encoded by the coding sequence ATGTCCACTCCTGAGTCGCAGCCGGAGGGCCGCATCGCCCAGATCCGGGCCGCCTACAAGATCACCAAGCGCGCCGACCGTACGATCGGACTGCGCCTGCTGGCGTGGTTCCTCGTCGTCGGCGGCGCCGTGTTCGCGCTCGGCTGGTTCCTCGGCGGCGGCGGTGGACTGCTCGGGATCGTCCTCACCTCGCTGCTGTCGGTCCTCACCGGTGTGCTCGCCGCCCTGATCGTCTTCGGGCGCCGCGCCGAAAAGGCCGCGTACGCTCAGGTCGAGGGCCAGGTCGGCGCTGCTGCCGGCGCGCTCGGCATGCTCAAGCGTGGATGGAAGGTCGACCAGGCGGTCGCCTTCACCAAGAGCCAGGACGTCGTCCACCGCGTCGTCGGCCCGCCCGGCATCGTCCTTGTGGGCGAGGGCAACCCCGGTCGCGTCCGCAACCTCCTGACGACTGAGCGCAAGAAGACCGCGCGCATCGTCGGCGAGGAGGTGCCGATCACGCTGATCGTCGTGGGCAAGGACACCGACAAAGGCGAGGTTCCCCTCCCCAAACTGGTCAACAAGCTGCGCAAGTCCAAGCGTGTGCTCAAGCCGGCGCAGATCACGCCGATCCTCAACAAGCTCAAAGCGCTCGACGCGATGCGTCCGCAGGCGCCGCTGCCTCGCGGTCCCGTGCCGACCAGCGGCAAGGGCGCACGCCGGATGATGCAGGGCCGCTGA
- the lipA gene encoding lipoyl synthase — MTLAPEGRKLLRLEARNAETPIEKKPAWIKTRAKMGPEYTELKQLVKSEGLHTVCQEAGCPNIYECWEDREATFLIGGEECTRRCDFCQIATGKPAPLDRDEPRRVAESVRTMGLRYATITGVARDDLPDGGAWLYAETVRKIHELNPDTGVENLIPDFNGTPELLEEVFASRPEVLAHNVETVPRIFKRIRPAFRYERSLDVLTQARAYGLVTKSNLILGMGETRDEVSQAMRDLHDAGCELLTITQYLRPSPLHHPVERWVKPEEFVEMGAEAEEIGFAGVLSGPLVRSSYRAGRLYHQAIEARSAVSR, encoded by the coding sequence GTGACGCTCGCACCCGAAGGACGCAAGCTGCTCCGGCTGGAGGCTCGCAACGCCGAGACCCCGATCGAGAAGAAGCCGGCTTGGATCAAGACCCGGGCCAAGATGGGCCCCGAGTACACCGAGCTCAAACAGCTCGTGAAGTCCGAGGGACTGCACACGGTCTGCCAGGAGGCGGGCTGTCCCAACATCTACGAGTGCTGGGAAGACCGCGAGGCCACCTTCCTCATCGGCGGCGAGGAGTGCACGCGACGCTGCGACTTCTGCCAGATCGCCACCGGCAAGCCGGCGCCGCTCGACCGCGACGAGCCCCGCCGGGTCGCCGAGAGCGTCCGCACCATGGGCCTGCGCTACGCCACGATCACCGGAGTCGCGCGCGATGACCTGCCCGACGGCGGCGCGTGGCTCTACGCCGAGACCGTCCGCAAGATCCACGAGCTCAACCCGGACACGGGCGTCGAGAACCTCATCCCCGACTTCAACGGCACGCCGGAGCTGCTCGAGGAGGTCTTCGCGTCCCGCCCCGAGGTGCTGGCGCACAACGTCGAGACCGTCCCACGGATCTTCAAGCGGATCCGTCCGGCGTTCCGCTACGAGCGCTCGCTCGACGTGCTGACGCAGGCGCGGGCGTACGGGCTCGTCACGAAGTCCAACCTCATCCTCGGGATGGGCGAGACCCGCGACGAGGTGTCGCAGGCCATGCGCGACCTGCACGACGCCGGCTGCGAGCTGCTGACGATCACCCAGTACCTCCGCCCCTCTCCCCTGCACCACCCCGTCGAGCGCTGGGTGAAGCCGGAGGAGTTCGTCGAAATGGGAGCCGAGGCCGAGGAGATCGGCTTCGCGGGTGTGCTCTCCGGCCCGCTGGTCCGTTCCTCGTACCGCGCCGGGCGTCTGTACCACCAGGCGATCGAGGCCCGCTCCGCCGTATCGCGCTGA